A genomic region of Alnus glutinosa chromosome 11, dhAlnGlut1.1, whole genome shotgun sequence contains the following coding sequences:
- the LOC133882534 gene encoding S-type anion channel SLAH1-like, protein MDDQRQSQPQIQITVDHAPTKDAAQPHCEPLTIIIRRSSSLILTKFHAGHFRISLSLCSQVLLWKTLGEPTNDAHAFRRVLSMLPSTAFVFLWSLALFTLLSQSLVYTLRCLFRFEMVKNEFFNHVGVNYLFAPWISWLLLLQSSRFIVPSTISYQVLWFASVIPIVVLDIKIYGQWFTKGPRLLSTMANPASQLSVIGNFAAARAAAQMGWRECALCMFSLGITHYLVLFVTLYQRLSGSSGLPVMLRPVFFLFIATPSIASLAWESISGNFDVSSKMLFFLSLFLFMSLVCRPALFKRSMRKFNVAWWAYPFPLTVLAVASTKYAQEVRGGRAHGLMLLLSLLSVLVSLALLIITALTSNIYVLTSHKLASSPVQTPNPPGIPR, encoded by the exons ATGGATGATCAGAGACAATCTCAACCCCAAATCCAGATCACCGTTGATCATGCACCGACGAAAGACGCCGCGCAACCACATTGCGAACCTTTGACCATCATCATCAGACGATCCTCATCACTCATCTTAACTAAATTTCATGCTGGCCACTTCAGGATTAGCCTATCTCTCTGCAGCCAGGTCTTACTGTGGAAAACCCTCGGAGAGCCGACCAACGATGCACATGCTTTCCGGCGGGTGCTTTCAATGCTGCCCTCCACGGCTTTCGTTTTTTTATGGTCACTGGCTCTATTTACACTACTTTCCCAATCCCTTGTTTATACTCTAAGATGTTTGTTTCGGTTCGAAATGGTTAAGAACGAGTTTTTCAACCATGTGGGAGTGAATTACCTGTTTGCTCCATGGATTTCATGGCTCCTTTTGCTTCAATCATCGCGCTTCATTGTTCCGAGCACTATCTCCTATCAAGTACTTTGGTTCGCGTCTGTTATCCCAATAGTGGTGCTAGATATTAAGATCTACGGCCAGTGGTTTACGAAAGGGCCGCGGCTGTTATCGACGATGGCTAATCCGGCGAGTCAATTGTCGGTGATCGGGAACTTCGCGGCGGCGCGGGCGGCGGCGCAAATGGGGTGGAGAGAGTGTGCGCTGTGCATGTTTTCGTTGGGCATCACACATTATTTGGTGCTGTTTGTCACGCTATACCAGAGGCTATCTGGGAGCAGCGGCCTGCCGGTAATGCTCAGGCCGGTGTTCTTTTTGTTCATTGCGACTCCAAGCATCGCAAGTTTGGCGTGGGAGTCCATTTCTGGGAACTTCGATGTTTCATCCAAGATGCTCTTCTTTCTGTCTCTCTTCCTATTCATGTCCTTG GTTTGTAGGCCAGCCCTATTCAAAAGATCAATGAGGAAGTTCAACGTAGCCTGGTGGGCTTACCCGTTCCCTTTGACGGTGCTGGCAGTGGCTTCAACCAAGTATGCGCAGGAGGTGAGGGGTGGCAGAGCGCATGGCTTGATGCTTCTACTATCACTGCTCTCAGTTTTGGTGTCTTTGGCCTTACTTATTATCACTGCACTCACTTCTAATATATATGTTCTCACTTCTCACAAATTAGCTAGCAGTCCGGTTCAAACTCCCAATCCTCCTGGTATCCCCCgttaa